The following DNA comes from Peribacillus sp. FSL E2-0218.
ATAGAGAATGCGGCTCGTTGAAAATAATCCGCTGTTGCATGCGGAGGCGGCAGATGTCAACACAACGAAATTGATGATTCCAGCAGCGACAGGAATGCCGATTAACGCAAAAACTTCAACAAATGGGCTGCTCGTTGCATCCAGTTGCGTCCAAGGGTTCACAACCAGGATGACGAATAGGGCTCCTACATAGAACAATAAAATCCGGACAGGGATTTTATTGATGGCAGACGGAATGTTTTTCCTGGGGTTCGCCGTTTCCGCTGCAGATACCCCAACCAATTCGACACCGACAAAGGAGAAGACGACCAATTGTAAAGACAAAAGGAAACCGGAAATGCCATTGGGGAACATGCCCCCATGGCTCCATAAATTCGTTACGGAAACCGTACCCGTGCTTGTCTTGAAGCCGATGATCAACAAAATGATTCCTGCGATGATCATGGCGATGATCGTGATCACCTTAATGATGGCAAACCAAAATTCCAATTCGCCAAATAGCTTGACGGTCAATAGGTTCAATCCTAACAAAATGACAAGGCATAGGAGAGCCGGAATCCATTGAGGGATATCGAACCAGTATTGCATATAGACACCGACGGCAATGATATCGGCCATTGCGGTCATGATCCAACAAAACCAATAGGTCCATCCGGTCACGAATCCAGCCCAAGGGCCGACATATTCGGTAGCGAATTCGGTGAATGATGTATAACCTGCGTTGGATAAGAGCAGCTCACCTAAAGCCCTCATGACAAAAAACAAGGCTATACCTATGATTAGATACGAAAAGATGATGGATGGACCTGCCAATTGAATGGCTTTTCCAGATCCCAAAAATAAACCGGTTCCGATCGTTCCTCCTATTGCGATTAATTGAACATGACGATTTTGTAAATCTCTTTTTAACTCCTGTTTAGCCATTCCGTAAGCCCCCATCTTTTCATAGTAGTAGTGGAAAATTATTTCAAGCCGGCACGGTATTGGAGAG
Coding sequences within:
- a CDS encoding amino acid permease, with amino-acid sequence MAKQELKRDLQNRHVQLIAIGGTIGTGLFLGSGKAIQLAGPSIIFSYLIIGIALFFVMRALGELLLSNAGYTSFTEFATEYVGPWAGFVTGWTYWFCWIMTAMADIIAVGVYMQYWFDIPQWIPALLCLVILLGLNLLTVKLFGELEFWFAIIKVITIIAMIIAGIILLIIGFKTSTGTVSVTNLWSHGGMFPNGISGFLLSLQLVVFSFVGVELVGVSAAETANPRKNIPSAINKIPVRILLFYVGALFVILVVNPWTQLDATSSPFVEVFALIGIPVAAGIINFVVLTSAASACNSGLFSTSRILYTLSRNGEASAKLAHLNKQAVPSNALFTSTIVVSLGALLSKLIPEQAFTVVTTISAICFIWVWSIILISHIIYTKTRPDLRAKSTFRAPLTPFINYLILGLFAFILLVMLFAEATRLSLLMTPIWFIVLAMLYKYKKR